The following coding sequences lie in one Arachis hypogaea cultivar Tifrunner chromosome 9, arahy.Tifrunner.gnm2.J5K5, whole genome shotgun sequence genomic window:
- the LOC112710485 gene encoding glycerol-3-phosphate dehydrogenase [NAD(+)] isoform X2: MWVYEETLQSGEKLTDAINRTNENVKYLPGIKLGNNVVADPDLENTVRDANMLVFVTPHQFMEGICKRLVGKIRADAEAISLVKGMEVKMEGPCMISSLISQILGISCSVLMGANIANEIAVEKFSEATVGYRQNRDVAERWVQLFYTPYFIVTAVQDVEGVELCGTLKNVVALAAGFVDGLEMGNNTKAAIMRLGLREMKAFSKLLFPSVKDSTFFESCGVADLITTCLGGRNRKVAEAYAKNGGRRSFDELEAEMLQGQKLQGVSTAREVYEVLSHRGWLELFPLFATVHEISSGLLPPSAIVEYSEKQVRSF, encoded by the exons ATGTGGGTGTATGAGGAGACATTACAAAGTGGTGAGAAACTCACTGATGCCATCAACCGAACCAAT GAAAATGTCAAATATCTCCCTGGAATCAAGCTTGGCAATAATGTTGTTGCAGATCCAGATCTTGAAAATACTG TGAGGGATGCGAACATGTTAGTCTTCGTGACTCCACATCAATTTATGGAAGGAATATGCAAAAGGCTTGTTGGCAAAATAAGAGCAGATGCTGAGGCTATTTCTCTTGTCAAAGGGATGGAGGTGAAGATGGAAGGCCCATGTATGATCTCTAGTCTCATATCTCAGATACTCGGAATCAGTTGTTCTGTTTTAATGGGGGCCAACATAGCAAATGAG ATAGCTGTAGAGAAGTTTAGTGAAGCAACTGTTGGATACCGGCAGAACAGAGACGTTGCCGAGAGATGGGTTCAGTTGTTTTATACTCCATATTTCATTGTCACAGCT gTCCAGGATGTTGAAGGAGTTGAACTGTGTGGAACACTGAAAAATGTTGTGGCCTTAGCAGCAG GTTTTGTTGATGGCCTGGAGATGGGAAACAATACGAAA GCTGCAATCATGCGACTTGGTCTTAGAGAGATGAAGGCATTTTCGAAGTTGTTGTTTCCATCTGTTAAGGACAGCACATTTTTCGAGAGCTGTGGTGTGGCGGACCTTATCACAACTTGCT TGGGTGGTCGAAACAGGAAAGTTGCTGAGGCTTATGCAAAGAATGGGGGAAGGAG GTCTTTCGATGAGCTCGAAGCAGAGATGCTGCAAGGCCAGAAATTGCAG GGTGTTTCAACTGCAAGAGAGGTTTATGAGGTTCTCAGCCACCGCGGATGGCTAGAATTGTTTCCTCTCTTCGCAACCGTTCATGAGATAAGCAGTGGCTTACTTCCACCATCAGCCATAGTTGAGTACAGTGAGAAGCAAGTCAGGTCCTTTTGA
- the LOC112710484 gene encoding uncharacterized protein isoform X4: MRRRRRKRRRERKKKRGELDKEWEERKYSVMVDEEKEASLLENGKVRNKRKLLHNPADIMVSKEGFDDEEKLLRTVFVGNLPLKVKKKTLFKEFKKFSEVESVRIRSVPIQDTQKPKKGAILAKKINDAADRV, translated from the exons atgagaagaagaagaagaaaaagaagaagagagaggaagaagaagagaggggagCTTGATAAGGAATGGGAGGAGAGGAAGTACAGTGTGATGGtggatgaagaaaaagaagcgtCTTTGTTGGAGAACGGAAAAGTTCGGAACAAGAGGAAGTTACTGCATAACCCTGCTGATATAATGGTATCGAAGGAAGGGTTTGATGATGAGGAGAAGCTCTTGAGAACGGTATTCGTTGGGAATTTGCCTctcaaggtgaagaagaagacCCTGTTCAAAGAGTTCAAGAAGTTCAGTGAGGTTGAATCCGTGAGGATTCGTTCTGTTCCGATACAAGAT ACTCAAAAGCCTAAAAAGGGTGCTATCCTTGCGAAGAAAATCAATGATGCTGCTGATAG
- the LOC112710485 gene encoding glycerol-3-phosphate dehydrogenase [NAD(+)] isoform X1 translates to MAPAALEAQSQQKEETVAHNSVLSSSSVNDTTHRSKVSVIGSGNWGSVASKLIASNTFRLNSFHDEVRMWVYEETLQSGEKLTDAINRTNENVKYLPGIKLGNNVVADPDLENTVRDANMLVFVTPHQFMEGICKRLVGKIRADAEAISLVKGMEVKMEGPCMISSLISQILGISCSVLMGANIANEIAVEKFSEATVGYRQNRDVAERWVQLFYTPYFIVTAVQDVEGVELCGTLKNVVALAAGFVDGLEMGNNTKAAIMRLGLREMKAFSKLLFPSVKDSTFFESCGVADLITTCLGGRNRKVAEAYAKNGGRRSFDELEAEMLQGQKLQGVSTAREVYEVLSHRGWLELFPLFATVHEISSGLLPPSAIVEYSEKQVRSF, encoded by the exons ATGGCTCCAGCAGCTTTGGAGGCTCAATCTCAACAAAAGGAAGAGACTGTGGCTCATAACAGCGTCTTGAGCAGTAGCAGTGTCAATGACACTACACACAGATCGAAGGTTTCTGTTATTGGTAGTGGCAACTGGGGCAGTGTTGCTTCTAAGCTCATTGCCTCCAACACCTTCAGGCTGAACTCATTCCATG ATGAAGTAAGGATGTGGGTGTATGAGGAGACATTACAAAGTGGTGAGAAACTCACTGATGCCATCAACCGAACCAAT GAAAATGTCAAATATCTCCCTGGAATCAAGCTTGGCAATAATGTTGTTGCAGATCCAGATCTTGAAAATACTG TGAGGGATGCGAACATGTTAGTCTTCGTGACTCCACATCAATTTATGGAAGGAATATGCAAAAGGCTTGTTGGCAAAATAAGAGCAGATGCTGAGGCTATTTCTCTTGTCAAAGGGATGGAGGTGAAGATGGAAGGCCCATGTATGATCTCTAGTCTCATATCTCAGATACTCGGAATCAGTTGTTCTGTTTTAATGGGGGCCAACATAGCAAATGAG ATAGCTGTAGAGAAGTTTAGTGAAGCAACTGTTGGATACCGGCAGAACAGAGACGTTGCCGAGAGATGGGTTCAGTTGTTTTATACTCCATATTTCATTGTCACAGCT gTCCAGGATGTTGAAGGAGTTGAACTGTGTGGAACACTGAAAAATGTTGTGGCCTTAGCAGCAG GTTTTGTTGATGGCCTGGAGATGGGAAACAATACGAAA GCTGCAATCATGCGACTTGGTCTTAGAGAGATGAAGGCATTTTCGAAGTTGTTGTTTCCATCTGTTAAGGACAGCACATTTTTCGAGAGCTGTGGTGTGGCGGACCTTATCACAACTTGCT TGGGTGGTCGAAACAGGAAAGTTGCTGAGGCTTATGCAAAGAATGGGGGAAGGAG GTCTTTCGATGAGCTCGAAGCAGAGATGCTGCAAGGCCAGAAATTGCAG GGTGTTTCAACTGCAAGAGAGGTTTATGAGGTTCTCAGCCACCGCGGATGGCTAGAATTGTTTCCTCTCTTCGCAACCGTTCATGAGATAAGCAGTGGCTTACTTCCACCATCAGCCATAGTTGAGTACAGTGAGAAGCAAGTCAGGTCCTTTTGA
- the LOC112710484 gene encoding uncharacterized protein isoform X3: MRRRRRKRRRERKKKRGELDKEWEERKYSVMVDEEKEASLLENGKVRNKRKLLHNPADIMVSKEGFDDEEKLLRTVFVGNLPLKVKKKTLFKEFKKFSEVESVRIRSVPIQDTQKPKKGAILAKKINDAADSVT, from the exons atgagaagaagaagaagaaaaagaagaagagagaggaagaagaagagaggggagCTTGATAAGGAATGGGAGGAGAGGAAGTACAGTGTGATGGtggatgaagaaaaagaagcgtCTTTGTTGGAGAACGGAAAAGTTCGGAACAAGAGGAAGTTACTGCATAACCCTGCTGATATAATGGTATCGAAGGAAGGGTTTGATGATGAGGAGAAGCTCTTGAGAACGGTATTCGTTGGGAATTTGCCTctcaaggtgaagaagaagacCCTGTTCAAAGAGTTCAAGAAGTTCAGTGAGGTTGAATCCGTGAGGATTCGTTCTGTTCCGATACAAGAT ACTCAAAAGCCTAAAAAGGGTGCTATCCTTGCGAAGAAAATCAATGATGCTGCTGATAG TGTAACTTAG